A stretch of Dyella sp. BiH032 DNA encodes these proteins:
- a CDS encoding metalloregulator ArsR/SmtB family transcription factor — protein MSTRAKSREAAATALQRTAPVFAALGDATRLRLVALLCAGGAMSIAQLTIGTDISRQAITKHLQVLADAGLVRDAKSGRERLWELEPSRIDEARRSLDAIAAQWDAALMRLKGFVEG, from the coding sequence ATGTCGACCCGAGCTAAATCCCGCGAAGCCGCCGCCACCGCGCTGCAACGCACCGCCCCCGTCTTCGCCGCCCTCGGCGACGCCACCCGCCTGCGCCTGGTCGCCCTGCTGTGCGCAGGCGGCGCCATGTCCATCGCCCAACTCACCATCGGCACCGACATCAGCCGCCAAGCCATCACCAAGCACCTGCAGGTACTGGCCGACGCCGGCCTGGTGCGCGATGCGAAGAGCGGACGGGAACGACTGTGGGAGCTGGAACCATCGCGCATCGATGAGGCACGCCGGTCGCTCGATGCGATCGCAGCGCAGTGGGATGCAGCGTTGATGCGGTTGAAGGGGTTCGTGGAGGGGTAG
- a CDS encoding SRPBCC family protein, translating into MNASSTDRIERQVQLKASRSRVWQALANAESFGTWFGVNFKGQRFVAGQYTRGNVTYPGYEHVVLEALVERVEPERYFSFRWHPYAIDPKADYAQEPTTLVEFLLEEHDGGTLLRVVESGFDRIPAERRQEAYRMNSGGWESQMENIRKYVDPS; encoded by the coding sequence ATGAACGCATCATCGACCGATCGCATCGAACGGCAGGTCCAGCTCAAGGCCTCACGCTCGCGGGTGTGGCAGGCGCTTGCCAACGCCGAGTCCTTCGGCACCTGGTTCGGCGTGAACTTCAAGGGCCAGCGCTTCGTCGCCGGCCAGTACACACGCGGCAACGTCACTTACCCCGGCTACGAGCACGTCGTGCTGGAGGCGCTGGTCGAACGCGTGGAGCCGGAGAGGTATTTCTCCTTCCGCTGGCATCCCTATGCCATCGATCCGAAGGCGGACTACGCGCAGGAGCCGACCACGCTGGTCGAGTTCCTGCTGGAAGAACACGATGGCGGCACCCTGCTGCGCGTGGTGGAATCCGGCTTCGATCGCATTCCCGCCGAGCGCCGCCAAGAGGCCTACCGCATGAACAGCGGCGGCTGGGAAAGCCAGATGGAGAACATCCGCAAGTATGTCGACCCGAGCTAA
- a CDS encoding CocE/NonD family hydrolase yields the protein MRKLVALLCFCLLACVLAAPATAQNPPGALRAIPTADGYRLNAYVAIPAGNGPFPLVVMPSSWGLGLAEYVGIANRLAGRGYVVVSYASRGFGAGCALSASCGAIDIAGPATIADVSTVIDWALANTPSDAGAIGISGISYGAGSSLLAAERDPRIKAVAALSGWASLVDSLYANRTPSAQGVALLSFASYLGKPGPLMQQVNQRVAALDFLGAVQAVLPDADVRSPAAGVDALNRHGAAVLLANAYEDSLFVPGQLVDFYNRLTVPKRLVFAHGDHATNEMFGALGLPNEVYDAVDDWFDRYLKGVDNGVDRQPPVQLKTQGGRWLAFADWSAAQANATTYALGDPRFDLFANPTTTGRLSTGSASTWNYAITGGYPTAAYSGLIFVSGILTAWQAPPVASLPLVSRANAAVWSSAPLARDATVAGMPSLHITVTPDTAQLSLYAYLYSVDAFGVGQLMSWKPYTFADAVPGVPRTIDLRLEATGWDVPAGHRLALVVGTVDLRYAGVTPPGSRAVFSSPVYSPSTLSVPLH from the coding sequence ATGCGCAAGCTGGTGGCCCTGCTGTGCTTCTGCCTGCTGGCATGCGTGCTGGCCGCGCCGGCGACCGCGCAGAATCCGCCCGGCGCGCTGCGCGCGATTCCCACCGCGGACGGCTACCGGCTCAACGCCTACGTGGCCATCCCCGCCGGCAACGGCCCCTTCCCGCTCGTGGTCATGCCCTCCAGTTGGGGTCTCGGGCTGGCCGAATACGTCGGCATCGCCAACCGGCTCGCCGGTCGCGGCTATGTCGTGGTGAGCTATGCCTCGCGCGGCTTCGGTGCCGGCTGCGCGTTGTCGGCGTCCTGCGGCGCCATCGACATCGCCGGGCCGGCGACGATTGCCGATGTCAGTACGGTGATCGACTGGGCGCTGGCCAACACGCCGTCGGACGCAGGCGCGATCGGCATCTCCGGCATCTCCTACGGCGCGGGCAGCAGCTTGCTGGCGGCGGAACGCGATCCGCGCATCAAGGCCGTCGCCGCGCTCAGCGGATGGGCCAGCCTCGTCGATTCGCTCTACGCCAACCGCACGCCGAGCGCGCAGGGCGTGGCCCTGCTGTCCTTCGCGAGCTATCTCGGCAAGCCGGGCCCGCTGATGCAGCAGGTCAACCAGCGCGTGGCCGCGCTCGATTTCCTCGGCGCGGTGCAGGCGGTACTGCCGGATGCCGACGTACGCAGCCCCGCCGCCGGCGTGGACGCGCTCAACCGCCACGGCGCCGCCGTGCTGCTGGCCAATGCTTATGAGGACAGCCTGTTCGTGCCCGGCCAGCTGGTCGACTTCTACAACCGCCTTACCGTGCCGAAGCGTTTAGTGTTCGCGCACGGCGACCACGCCACCAACGAAATGTTCGGTGCGCTGGGGCTTCCCAACGAGGTCTACGATGCGGTGGACGACTGGTTCGACCGTTACCTCAAAGGCGTGGACAACGGCGTCGATCGCCAACCGCCCGTGCAGCTGAAGACACAGGGCGGCCGCTGGCTCGCGTTCGCCGACTGGAGCGCTGCGCAGGCGAATGCGACGACCTATGCACTGGGCGATCCGCGCTTCGATCTCTTCGCCAACCCGACCACGACTGGCCGTCTTTCCACGGGTAGCGCCAGCACATGGAACTACGCCATCACCGGCGGCTATCCCACCGCCGCCTATTCGGGCCTGATCTTCGTCAGCGGCATCCTCACCGCCTGGCAGGCGCCGCCGGTCGCTTCCCTGCCGCTGGTATCGCGCGCCAACGCAGCGGTGTGGAGCAGCGCGCCGCTGGCCCGTGACGCGACCGTCGCAGGCATGCCTTCCCTGCACATCACCGTGACGCCCGATACGGCGCAGCTCTCGCTCTACGCCTACCTCTACAGCGTCGACGCTTTCGGCGTGGGCCAGCTGATGAGCTGGAAGCCCTACACCTTCGCCGATGCCGTGCCCGGCGTGCCGCGCACTATCGACCTGCGTCTGGAAGCGACCGGCTGGGACGTTCCCGCGGGCCACCGGCTGGCGCTGGTCGTGGGCACGGTCGACCTCCGCTATGCGGGCGTCACGCCACCAGGCAGCCGCGCAGTGTTCAGCTCGCCGGTCTACTCGCCGTCCACCTTGAGCGTGCCGCTGCACTGA
- a CDS encoding MarR family transcriptional regulator, which produces MPASPSRTDATHALAVEMRVVLGKLARRLRKQGRTDQLSSAQTSVLIQLERQGASTVTALAHAEGVRPQSMGATVASLETLGLLAGAPDPADRRQTLWTLTPACMELVRASRAAREDWLDRVLREQLDEREQAQLAAAMPLLRRLLDASTEPGVP; this is translated from the coding sequence ATGCCCGCCTCGCCCTCCCGGACCGACGCCACCCATGCCCTCGCCGTGGAAATGCGCGTGGTGCTCGGCAAACTCGCGCGACGCCTGCGCAAGCAGGGCCGCACCGACCAGCTCTCCTCGGCGCAGACGTCCGTGCTGATCCAGCTCGAGCGGCAAGGCGCGTCCACCGTCACTGCGCTCGCGCATGCCGAAGGCGTGCGTCCGCAATCGATGGGCGCGACGGTCGCCTCGCTCGAAACGCTGGGCCTGTTGGCCGGCGCTCCGGACCCGGCCGACCGCAGGCAGACGCTATGGACGCTCACCCCCGCCTGCATGGAACTGGTGCGCGCCAGCCGCGCGGCGCGTGAGGACTGGCTGGACCGCGTGCTGCGCGAACAGCTCGACGAGCGCGAGCAGGCGCAGCTGGCCGCCGCGATGCCATTGCTACGCCGCCTGCTCGATGCGTCGACGGAACCCGGCGTACCCTGA
- a CDS encoding MFS transporter, with amino-acid sequence MLGAFRSLRNYNYRVWAAGGLVSNVGTWMQRTAQDWLVLTELTEKNATAVGIVMALQFGPQLVLLPLTGYAADHFDRRKLLFATQGLIGALALGLGLLTLAGWVKLWHVYVFAGLLGAVAAFDAPARQTFVSELAGEEDLSNAVALNSTSFNAARMIGPAVAGAMLATMSSGWVFLLNALSYVAVLVSLCMLRPRELHPRLRPERRPGALMEGFRYVWQRRDLRAVLLMLFLIGTFGLNFPIFISAMVVKAFHGEADQYGLLTSLMAAGSVAGALFAAQQARPRLGYLIGAALGFGVGCVFAASMATYVWFGVMLVAVGMAAQMYTTSTNSLVQLSTDPAMRGRVIAIQFAIALGGTPIGAPLVGWVADTLGPRWSLGLGALSGIAAAAVGIRYLVRYRQLRMFVEDGRLRFSISLAPEMSGPSPERT; translated from the coding sequence GTGCTAGGCGCGTTCCGCTCGCTGCGCAATTACAACTACCGCGTGTGGGCGGCGGGCGGGCTTGTCTCCAACGTCGGCACCTGGATGCAGCGCACCGCGCAGGACTGGCTGGTGCTCACCGAGCTCACCGAAAAGAACGCCACCGCGGTGGGCATTGTCATGGCGCTGCAGTTCGGCCCGCAGCTGGTGCTGCTGCCGTTGACAGGCTATGCGGCGGACCACTTCGACCGCCGCAAGCTGCTGTTCGCCACGCAAGGGTTGATTGGCGCGCTGGCGCTGGGCCTGGGCCTGCTCACGCTCGCCGGCTGGGTGAAGCTGTGGCACGTATACGTGTTCGCCGGCCTGCTCGGCGCGGTGGCGGCATTCGACGCGCCGGCGCGGCAGACCTTCGTGTCGGAACTGGCGGGCGAGGAAGACCTCTCCAACGCGGTGGCGCTCAATTCCACCTCGTTCAACGCCGCGCGCATGATCGGCCCGGCGGTGGCCGGCGCGATGCTGGCCACGATGAGTTCCGGCTGGGTGTTCCTGTTGAATGCCTTGTCTTACGTGGCGGTGCTGGTCTCGCTGTGCATGCTGCGCCCGCGCGAGCTGCATCCGCGCCTGCGCCCGGAGCGGCGGCCCGGCGCGCTGATGGAGGGCTTCCGCTACGTCTGGCAGCGGCGCGACCTGCGCGCCGTGCTGCTGATGTTGTTCCTGATCGGCACCTTCGGCCTGAACTTCCCGATCTTCATCTCGGCGATGGTGGTGAAGGCCTTTCACGGCGAGGCCGACCAGTACGGCCTGCTCACCTCGCTGATGGCCGCCGGCTCCGTGGCCGGCGCGCTGTTTGCCGCACAGCAGGCGAGGCCGCGGCTGGGCTATCTCATCGGCGCGGCGCTGGGGTTCGGCGTCGGCTGCGTGTTCGCTGCATCGATGGCCACCTACGTCTGGTTCGGCGTGATGCTGGTGGCGGTGGGTATGGCGGCGCAGATGTACACCACGTCCACCAATAGCCTGGTGCAGCTTTCCACGGACCCGGCGATGCGCGGACGCGTGATCGCCATCCAGTTCGCCATCGCGCTCGGCGGCACGCCGATCGGCGCGCCGCTGGTGGGCTGGGTGGCCGACACGCTGGGGCCGCGGTGGTCGCTGGGGCTGGGCGCGCTGTCCGGCATCGCGGCGGCCGCGGTAGGCATCCGCTATCTGGTGCGCTACCGCCAATTGCGCATGTTTGTGGAAGACGGCCGCCTGCGCTTCAGCATTTCGCTCGCGCCGGAGATGTCCGGACCTTCGCCGGAGCGGACCTAG
- a CDS encoding mandelate racemase/muconate lactonizing enzyme family protein: protein MRIVSLETHVVAVPPPHLGGMYWLFVTLKTDDGIEGVGEIYTATFHPRAMVPVIEDVFERYLLGHDPHHIERFFRQVYSSGFTQRPDLTMMGVASGLEMACWDIVGKAAGKPVYELLGGRVHERLRSYTYLYPVNTAGEYDYGDPDLAAECAAREAARGFTAVKFDPAGPYTAYSGHQLSLEVLDRCETFCRRIREAVGSRADVLFGTHGQMVPSSAIRLAQRLEKYDPLWFEEPVPPGQEEAMARVADHTSIPIAAGERLTTKYEFFRLLQSGAASILQMNVGRCGGLLEAKKIAGMAEAYYAQIAPHLYNGPIGAAASIQLAACSPNFLIQESIGSWNGFHARILKRPLQWEDGYIIPSREPGLGVELDMDVVRAHSPYTGDRLHLQMAAVPADVSDRSPAKG from the coding sequence ATGAGGATCGTCTCGCTGGAAACCCATGTGGTCGCCGTACCGCCGCCGCATCTCGGCGGCATGTACTGGCTCTTCGTCACCCTCAAGACCGATGACGGCATCGAGGGTGTGGGCGAGATCTATACCGCCACGTTCCATCCCCGCGCGATGGTGCCGGTCATCGAGGATGTCTTCGAGCGCTATCTGCTCGGACACGATCCGCATCACATCGAGCGCTTCTTCCGCCAGGTCTATTCCAGCGGCTTCACGCAACGTCCGGACCTGACCATGATGGGCGTCGCCAGCGGCCTGGAAATGGCCTGCTGGGACATCGTCGGCAAGGCAGCGGGCAAGCCGGTCTACGAACTGCTGGGCGGACGCGTGCACGAACGGCTGCGTTCCTACACCTATCTCTATCCGGTCAACACGGCGGGCGAGTACGACTACGGCGACCCCGACCTCGCCGCCGAATGCGCCGCGCGCGAAGCGGCGCGCGGCTTCACCGCCGTGAAGTTCGATCCCGCCGGCCCGTATACGGCCTACTCCGGCCACCAGCTGTCGCTGGAAGTGCTGGATCGTTGCGAGACTTTCTGCCGCCGCATCCGCGAGGCCGTGGGATCGCGTGCGGACGTGCTGTTCGGCACGCACGGCCAGATGGTGCCGTCGTCTGCCATCCGGCTTGCGCAGCGCCTGGAGAAATACGATCCGCTGTGGTTCGAAGAACCGGTGCCGCCAGGCCAGGAAGAGGCGATGGCCCGCGTCGCGGACCACACCAGCATTCCCATCGCCGCGGGCGAACGCCTCACCACCAAGTACGAGTTCTTCAGGCTGCTGCAATCCGGCGCGGCATCCATCCTGCAGATGAACGTGGGCCGCTGCGGCGGCCTGCTGGAAGCCAAGAAGATCGCCGGCATGGCCGAGGCGTACTACGCACAGATCGCGCCGCACCTCTACAACGGCCCGATCGGCGCGGCGGCCAGCATCCAGCTGGCGGCATGCAGCCCGAACTTCCTGATCCAGGAAAGCATCGGCAGCTGGAACGGCTTCCACGCCCGCATCCTCAAGCGTCCGCTGCAATGGGAGGACGGCTATATCATCCCGTCGCGCGAACCCGGCCTCGGCGTCGAGCTGGACATGGACGTCGTGCGCGCCCATTCCCCCTACACCGGCGACCGCCTGCACCTGCAGATGGCCGCCGTGCCCGCCGACGTGAGCGATCGCTCGCCCGCGAAAGGCTGA
- a CDS encoding creatininase family protein encodes MKHPFRRALAAVLLWSAAQAGFAQVPRSVMLEELTWTEVRDAQQAGKTTIIIPIGGTEQSGPGIALGKHNARAAWLAQKIAERLGDALVAPVVAYVPEGAVSPPQGHMKFPGTITIPDAAFEATLVSAAQSFAAHGFRNVVFLGDHGGYQSDLKRVVAQLDKAWAGKPLRAVLPAAYYQASSDGFAAMLRKQGFRDDEIGTHAGLADTSLQLAVAPRMVRLETLQHGPKLGAVDGVFGGDPRRSSAALGQAGVDAIVARTVEAIRQATAGR; translated from the coding sequence ATGAAGCATCCGTTTCGCCGCGCGCTCGCCGCTGTCCTCCTGTGGTCCGCCGCGCAGGCAGGTTTCGCCCAGGTGCCGCGCAGCGTGATGCTGGAAGAGCTGACCTGGACCGAGGTGCGCGACGCGCAGCAGGCCGGCAAGACCACCATCATCATCCCGATCGGCGGTACCGAGCAGAGCGGTCCGGGCATCGCTTTGGGCAAGCACAACGCACGCGCGGCCTGGCTGGCGCAAAAAATCGCGGAACGCCTCGGCGATGCGCTGGTGGCACCGGTCGTGGCCTATGTGCCGGAGGGCGCGGTGTCGCCGCCGCAGGGGCATATGAAATTCCCGGGCACCATCACCATTCCCGATGCCGCGTTCGAGGCGACGCTGGTTTCGGCAGCACAGAGCTTCGCCGCGCATGGCTTCCGCAACGTGGTGTTCCTCGGCGATCACGGTGGGTACCAGAGCGACCTCAAGCGGGTGGTAGCGCAGCTGGACAAAGCCTGGGCTGGCAAGCCGCTGCGCGCCGTCTTGCCAGCCGCCTACTACCAGGCCAGCTCGGATGGCTTCGCCGCGATGCTGCGCAAGCAGGGCTTCCGCGACGACGAGATCGGCACCCACGCGGGACTGGCCGACACCTCGCTGCAACTGGCGGTGGCGCCGCGAATGGTGCGGCTGGAAACCTTGCAGCACGGACCGAAGCTCGGCGCCGTCGACGGCGTGTTCGGCGGCGACCCGCGGCGCTCCAGTGCCGCGCTCGGCCAGGCCGGCGTCGATGCTATCGTTGCGCGGACCGTGGAAGCGATCCGCCAGGCCACGGCCGGCCGCTGA
- a CDS encoding GMC family oxidoreductase N-terminal domain-containing protein, which translates to MNELPLTHDYVVVGAGSAGCILAARLSESGRHSVLLLEAGGADDGFWFKLPAGFVKLYYNPACNWMYRSQPQQRLDGRSLYAPRGKVRGGSGAINAMIFVRGHAQDFDDWAAAGNPGWSFQEVLPYFRKLETHPAGHTDIHGGDGPIHVTPMRGRTHPLCDRFLAGCDELGYPLNEDFNGAQLEGAGIYDINTRDGQRCSSSAAYLKPAANRRNLRVELHARAERIVFDANKRAIGVSVEQRGRRRTFLAAREVILAAGAVDTPKLLQLSGVADHDLLKRHGIQTVHHLPAVGRRLQDHLCASYYYRAQVPTLNDELGTWAGKARAGLRYLLSRTGPLSVSVNQAGGFFRGDERQERPNLQLYFNPLSYQIPKHGTTIRPEPYSGFLLCFNPCRPTSRGTVEIASARPGDAPRIDPNYLTTEHDVREAIQGGHLVRRIMSAPALRAVTADEILPGGAVHGDEAMLSYFRQNSGSIYHLCGSCAMGPDPERAVVDASLRVHGLEGLRIADASVFPNVTSGNTNAATMMVAEKAAELILRDAR; encoded by the coding sequence ATGAACGAACTCCCTCTCACCCACGACTACGTCGTCGTCGGCGCCGGCTCCGCCGGCTGCATCCTCGCCGCGCGCCTGAGCGAGTCGGGGCGCCATTCGGTACTGCTGCTCGAAGCCGGCGGCGCGGACGACGGTTTCTGGTTCAAGCTGCCCGCCGGTTTCGTGAAGCTCTACTACAACCCCGCCTGCAACTGGATGTACCGCAGCCAGCCGCAGCAACGCCTGGACGGGCGCAGCCTGTACGCGCCGCGCGGCAAGGTGCGCGGCGGTTCCGGCGCGATCAACGCCATGATCTTCGTGCGCGGCCACGCGCAGGACTTCGACGACTGGGCCGCCGCCGGCAATCCGGGCTGGTCGTTCCAGGAGGTACTGCCCTACTTCCGCAAACTGGAAACCCATCCCGCAGGGCATACGGACATCCACGGCGGAGACGGCCCCATCCACGTCACGCCCATGCGCGGGCGCACCCATCCGCTTTGCGACCGCTTCCTGGCCGGCTGCGACGAGCTGGGATATCCGCTCAACGAGGATTTCAACGGCGCGCAACTCGAAGGCGCCGGCATCTACGACATCAATACCCGCGATGGCCAGCGTTGTTCGAGCAGCGCGGCCTACCTCAAGCCGGCGGCGAACCGGCGCAACCTCAGGGTGGAACTGCATGCGCGCGCCGAGCGCATCGTGTTCGACGCGAACAAGCGGGCCATCGGCGTCAGTGTCGAGCAGCGCGGCAGGCGACGGACGTTTCTCGCCGCGCGCGAAGTCATTCTCGCCGCCGGCGCCGTAGACACACCCAAGCTGCTGCAACTGTCCGGCGTGGCCGATCATGACCTGCTGAAGCGCCACGGCATCCAGACCGTGCATCACCTGCCCGCGGTCGGGCGCCGCCTGCAGGATCACCTCTGCGCGAGCTACTACTACCGGGCCCAGGTGCCCACCTTGAACGACGAGCTCGGCACCTGGGCGGGCAAGGCGCGAGCGGGCTTGCGTTATCTGCTCTCGCGCACGGGGCCGCTGTCGGTGAGCGTCAACCAGGCGGGGGGCTTCTTCCGCGGCGACGAGCGGCAGGAACGTCCCAACCTGCAGCTCTACTTCAATCCGCTGTCGTACCAGATCCCCAAGCACGGCACGACCATCCGGCCCGAACCCTATTCCGGCTTCCTGCTGTGCTTCAACCCCTGCCGCCCGACCAGCCGCGGCACGGTGGAAATCGCGTCGGCCCGGCCCGGCGACGCGCCGCGGATCGACCCCAATTACCTCACCACCGAGCACGACGTACGCGAGGCGATCCAGGGCGGGCATCTCGTCCGCCGGATCATGAGCGCGCCGGCCCTGCGCGCCGTGACGGCGGATGAAATCCTGCCCGGCGGCGCGGTGCACGGCGACGAGGCCATGCTGTCGTACTTCCGCCAGAACAGCGGCTCGATCTACCACCTGTGCGGCTCGTGCGCGATGGGCCCGGACCCGGAACGCGCCGTGGTCGACGCCAGCCTGCGCGTGCACGGGCTGGAAGGCCTGCGCATCGCCGATGCGTCGGTGTTTCCCAATGTCACGTCCGGCAATACCAACGCCGCCACCATGATGGTGGCGGAGAAGGCAGCGGAACTGATCCTGCGGGATGCGCGCTGA
- a CDS encoding glutathione S-transferase family protein, giving the protein MALQLYAHPFSSYSQKVLVALYENGTPFEWRVLSPDQPDAIRAWLGMWPVKRFPVLVDDGRMVAEASTIIEYLGLHHPGPVRLLPDDPREALEVRAMDRFFDNYISTPQQKVVFDAIRPEGTRDAYGVKEAREMLEAAYGWLDQTMADREWAAGARFSLADCGAAPFLFYADWTHPIDPAFANVIAYRKRLLARPSFARAVNEARPYRPLFPLGAPDRD; this is encoded by the coding sequence ATGGCCTTGCAGCTGTACGCCCATCCCTTCTCGTCCTACAGCCAGAAAGTGCTGGTCGCGCTTTACGAAAACGGCACGCCGTTCGAATGGCGCGTGCTTTCGCCGGACCAGCCCGACGCTATCCGGGCCTGGCTGGGCATGTGGCCGGTCAAGCGCTTTCCCGTACTGGTCGACGACGGACGCATGGTCGCGGAGGCCAGCACCATCATCGAGTACCTGGGCCTTCACCATCCCGGCCCGGTGCGCCTGTTGCCCGACGACCCGCGCGAAGCGCTGGAAGTGCGCGCGATGGACCGCTTCTTCGACAACTACATTTCCACGCCGCAGCAGAAAGTGGTGTTCGATGCGATCCGCCCGGAAGGCACGCGCGATGCGTATGGCGTCAAGGAGGCGCGCGAGATGCTCGAGGCTGCGTATGGCTGGCTCGACCAGACCATGGCCGACCGCGAATGGGCGGCCGGCGCACGCTTCTCCCTCGCCGACTGCGGCGCCGCGCCGTTCCTGTTCTACGCGGATTGGACGCATCCGATCGATCCGGCATTCGCCAATGTCATCGCTTACCGCAAACGCCTGCTGGCCCGCCCGTCCTTCGCACGCGCGGTGAACGAGGCGCGCCCCTACCGCCCCTTGTTCCCGCTCGGCGCTCCCGACCGCGACTGA
- a CDS encoding isochorismatase family protein produces MSITAIDEKTALILIDMQKGIVSQKTAHSVDDVLKHAGELAGAFRRHRLPVVLVNVLGGAPGRVQQRPAGERPADWAELMPQLDAQPGDHRVSKRSWGAFVNTDLAEYLRAQGVTQVVIGGVSTSIGVESTARQAYEGGFNVTLAVDAMTDSNADAHDNSVTRIFPRLGEIGTVREIVERLDARA; encoded by the coding sequence ATGAGCATCACCGCGATCGACGAGAAGACCGCTCTCATCCTCATCGACATGCAGAAAGGCATCGTCAGCCAGAAGACTGCACACTCGGTGGACGACGTGCTGAAGCACGCCGGCGAACTGGCCGGCGCGTTCCGCCGCCATCGGCTGCCGGTGGTGCTGGTGAACGTACTCGGCGGCGCGCCGGGCCGCGTGCAGCAGCGCCCCGCCGGCGAGCGGCCGGCGGACTGGGCCGAGCTGATGCCGCAACTCGACGCACAGCCGGGCGATCATCGCGTGAGCAAGCGCAGCTGGGGCGCCTTCGTGAATACGGACCTCGCCGAATACCTGCGCGCGCAGGGCGTCACCCAGGTGGTGATCGGCGGCGTGTCGACCAGCATCGGCGTGGAATCCACGGCGAGACAAGCTTACGAGGGCGGTTTCAATGTGACGCTGGCCGTCGATGCGATGACCGACTCGAATGCCGATGCGCACGACAACAGCGTGACGCGCATCTTCCCGCGCCTGGGCGAGATCGGCACGGTGCGCGAGATCGTCGAACGGCTCGACGCGCGCGCATGA
- a CDS encoding YncE family protein encodes MMSRSRCVPRLATLASAALAGLGLSAAALAAPQAAVKTVAGMPAVVNPTNMYTEARAGNFSPAVKGALERIYVPNLRSDTVSVIDPATYKVIDTLPVGRSPQHVVPAWDLQTLWVTNNAEGRSDGSLTPIDPKTGKTGKAVEVDDPYNMYFTPDGKEAIVVAEAHARLDFRDAHTMQLRSKLDAPECKGINHADFSIDGRYAIFTCEFGGKLVKIDMVNRKVLGYLDLDKKGMPQDIRVSPDGKVFYVADMMADGVFLVDGDSFTKIGFVKTGIGTHGLYPSRDGTKLYVANRGSNHVHGERRGNKKGINKGSVSVIDFATREVVANWPIPGGGSPDMGNVSADGKTLWLSGRYDDLVYAFDTSTGAVRKIKVGAEPHGLAVWPQPGRYSLGHTGIMR; translated from the coding sequence ATGATGTCTCGATCCCGTTGCGTCCCGCGGCTCGCCACCCTCGCGAGCGCCGCGCTGGCCGGTCTCGGCCTTTCCGCCGCCGCACTGGCGGCGCCCCAGGCGGCGGTGAAGACCGTCGCGGGCATGCCCGCGGTGGTCAATCCGACGAACATGTATACCGAAGCGCGCGCGGGCAACTTCAGCCCGGCGGTGAAGGGCGCGCTGGAGCGCATCTACGTGCCGAACCTGCGTTCGGACACGGTGTCGGTGATCGATCCGGCGACCTATAAGGTGATCGACACCTTGCCGGTAGGCCGCAGCCCGCAGCACGTGGTGCCGGCGTGGGACCTGCAGACGCTGTGGGTGACCAACAACGCCGAGGGCCGCAGCGACGGCAGCCTGACGCCGATCGATCCGAAGACCGGCAAGACCGGCAAGGCGGTCGAAGTGGACGACCCGTACAACATGTACTTCACCCCGGACGGCAAGGAGGCCATCGTGGTGGCCGAGGCGCATGCGCGGCTCGACTTCCGCGACGCGCACACCATGCAGCTGCGCAGCAAGCTGGATGCGCCGGAGTGCAAGGGCATCAACCACGCCGACTTCTCCATCGACGGCCGCTACGCCATCTTCACCTGCGAGTTCGGCGGCAAGCTGGTCAAGATCGACATGGTCAACCGCAAGGTGCTGGGCTATCTCGACCTGGACAAGAAGGGCATGCCGCAGGACATCCGCGTCTCGCCCGACGGCAAGGTGTTCTACGTGGCCGACATGATGGCCGACGGTGTCTTCCTGGTGGACGGCGACAGCTTCACCAAGATCGGCTTCGTCAAGACGGGCATCGGTACGCACGGTCTGTATCCGAGTCGCGACGGCACCAAGCTGTACGTCGCCAACCGCGGTTCCAACCACGTGCACGGCGAGCGCCGCGGCAACAAGAAGGGCATCAACAAGGGCAGTGTGTCGGTAATCGATTTCGCCACGCGCGAAGTGGTCGCCAACTGGCCGATCCCCGGCGGCGGCAGCCCGGACATGGGCAACGTGAGCGCCGACGGCAAGACGCTGTGGCTTTCGGGCCGCTATGACGATCTGGTCTATGCGTTCGACACCAGTACCGGTGCGGTGCGCAAGATCAAGGTCGGCGCCGAGCCGCACGGCCTGGCCGTGTGGCCGCAGCCGGGCCGCTACTCGCTGGGCCATACCGGCATCATGCGCTGA